The proteins below come from a single Candidatus Kaelpia aquatica genomic window:
- the lspA gene encoding signal peptidase II: MPNRRREEGSKGKGMKSCPKGKGLHFFLIVILLLVDQIVKTYLSIFPQGEVVYDLLPGFFNIKILVNPGIAFGVLANLPQVFIWVNTCILISFLIYFLFCLNTRALYLSFALIIAGAASNLIDRFIYGGVIDYLNFAFFPTFNLADSYITVAICLMLKDAIFRKE; the protein is encoded by the coding sequence ATGCCAAATCGAAGAAGAGAAGAGGGTTCAAAGGGAAAAGGAATGAAAAGCTGCCCCAAAGGTAAGGGGCTTCATTTTTTTCTAATAGTCATTTTGTTGTTGGTGGACCAGATAGTAAAGACCTATTTGAGCATATTTCCGCAAGGTGAGGTTGTCTATGATCTTCTGCCCGGGTTTTTTAATATTAAGATTTTGGTAAATCCTGGAATAGCTTTTGGGGTCTTAGCTAATCTGCCTCAGGTATTTATATGGGTGAATACCTGTATCTTAATCTCCTTTTTAATCTATTTCTTATTTTGTTTAAATACCAGAGCCTTATATTTAAGCTTTGCTTTAATCATAGCTGGAGCAGCCTCTAATCTCATAGACAGGTTTATTTACGGAGGAGTTATAGACTACTTAAACTTTGCTTTTTTCCCTACTTTTAATCTTGCAGATAGCTATATAACTGTAGCAATATGCTTAATGCTAAAAGATGCCATATTTAGAAAAGAATAG
- a CDS encoding TraR/DksA family transcriptional regulator produces the protein MNKKLNKQELEKIKKVLMDLKKKISLEIRHLTEDSIFKSQQDVSGEISNYTYHMADMATDSFDREFSYALANNEQELVYLIGEALSRIDSGEYGICELCENNIKKSRLNAIPYAKHCLECQIEEEKRVQREKE, from the coding sequence ATGAATAAAAAACTCAACAAGCAGGAGCTGGAAAAGATCAAGAAGGTTCTAATGGATTTAAAAAAGAAAATATCTTTAGAGATAAGACATTTAACTGAGGATAGTATCTTTAAATCCCAACAAGATGTATCTGGAGAGATATCAAACTATACCTATCATATGGCTGATATGGCTACAGACAGCTTTGATAGAGAGTTTTCTTATGCTTTGGCCAACAATGAACAGGAATTAGTGTATCTTATAGGTGAGGCTCTATCTAGGATTGATTCTGGCGAGTATGGTATCTGCGAGCTTTGTGAGAACAATATAAAGAAAAGCCGCTTAAATGCTATTCCCTATGCTAAACACTGCTTAGAATGCCAAATCGAAGAAGAGAAGAGGGTTCAAAGGGAAAAGGAATGA